A portion of the Chaetodon trifascialis isolate fChaTrf1 chromosome 7, fChaTrf1.hap1, whole genome shotgun sequence genome contains these proteins:
- the nfkbid gene encoding NF-kappa-B inhibitor delta — protein MHFDKSPKEKPCCTLPTVKKLLEQKRRRETSSVPPPCSAASTSPAATTTATLSASEPFTCTGASSSYSDMAVSYEQWTSAPESTLSYYPSHPGSSYAPAYNLPMTSEYSAQQQGHEFGDTMPQTYECSMTVADPSMAPSPWSLLGPSQTTQLSFGSSMDAAMLEEARMLLSGMDYSRATRQDEDGDTILHIYTAKGLRECAFAAAERLRDVGRLDAKEHKGKTALLVAVTANQPEIVQDLLSLGADINACDVKGQTALHLAAHYGLPGVLQAILSSRPAVNLEARNFEGMTPLHCAAISHSATMKALSSSGLVDVSLQTKAVEKLSCVQMLLSAGASLLSQEIKSNKTVLHLAVKEGNVDLVRYLLRIPLPNMKDFVNLKAHGHTALHMAAGLHGNPHQEEILRLLLSRGADPSIRNLENDQPAHLLQSGLQGDQLKLMLKKRSASSRRRIVSLQDQE, from the exons ATGCACTTTGATAAAT cacCAAAAGAGAAGCCGTGTTGCACTCTGCCCACAGTGAAGAAACTCTTGGAGCAGAAGAGAAGGCGGGAAACGTCCTCTGTGCcccctccctgctctgcagCCAGCACCAGTCCTGCTGCTACAACTACTGCTACA TTGTCCGCATCAGAACCATTCACCTGTACAG GCGCATCAAGCAGCTACTCAGACATGGCAGTGAGCTATGAGCAGTGGACTTCAGCTCCAGAGTCTACACTCAGTTACTACCCCAGCCATCCAGGATCCAGCTATGCTCCAGCATACAACCTCCCCATGACATCTGAGTACAGCGCACAGCAGCAGGGGCATGAGTTTGGAGACACAATGCCTCAGACATAT GAGTGCTCGATGACAGTCGCAGACCCCAGTATGGCTCCCTCTCCCTGGTCACTTCTGGGTCCCAGTCAGACCACACAGCTGAGTTTTGGTTCGTCGATGGATGCCGCCATGCTGGAGGAGGCCAGGATGCTGCTCAGCGGGATGGACTACAGCAGAGCCACCAGGCAGGATGAAGATGGGGACAC CATCCTGCACATCTACACGGCCAAAGGCCTCAGGGAGTgtgcctttgctgctgcagagaggctgagggatGTAGGCAGGCTTGATGCCAAAGAACATAAGGGAAAG aCTGCTTTGCTGGTGGCGGTGACAGCAAACCAGCCAGAGATCGTGCAAGATCTGCTGTCGTTAGGAGCGGACATCAATGCCTGTGACGTTAAAGGACAAACTGCCCTTCATCTGGCTGCACACTATGGCTTACCTGGGGTTCTGCAG GCAATTCTGTCCAGCAGGCCAGCAGTCAACCTGGAGGCCCGCAATTTTGAAG GAATGACTCCTCTCCACTGCGCAGCCATTTCTCACAGTGCCACCATGAAGGCTTTGTCCAGCAGTGGGCTGGTAGATGTTAGCCTTCAGACCAAGGCTGTGGAGAAACTCTCCTGCGTGCAGATGCTTCTCAGTGCCGGGGCATCCCTCCTCAGCCAG GAAATCAAAAGTAACAAGACTGTGCTGCACTTGGCTGTAAAGGAGGGGAATGTTGATCTGGTGCGTTATCTGCTGAGGATTCCCCTGCCGAACATGAAAGACTTTGTCAATCTGAAA GCTCATGGCCACACAGCTTTACACATGGCAGCTGGTCTCCATGGTAACCCCCACCAGGAGGAGATCCTGCGGCTGCTGCTGAGCAGAGGAGCTGATCCCAGTATCCGCAACCTGGAGAACGACCAGCCggctcacctgctgcagagcggCCTCCAGGGAGACCAG CTCAAGCTCATGCTGAAGAAACGAAGCGCCTCATCTCGTCGCCGTATCGTGTCCTTGCAGGACCAGGAATGA